A part of Paenarthrobacter sp. A20 genomic DNA contains:
- a CDS encoding A/G-specific adenine glycosylase: MTLPDSHQLAKLHDALDHWFADTARDLPWREPDCSPWGILVSEVMLQQTPVVRVLPVWLDWMERWPTPSHLADEPSGAAVRHWGRLGYPRRALRLHAAAVAIREQHDGKVPDSYAELLGLPGVGSYTAAAVAAFAFGRRETVVDTNIRRVHARLISGQALPAPALTAGEMRLAEALLPLEQELSVRWNASVMELGAMVCTARSPKCADCPVRSSCAWLAAGEPPPSYTPKGQSWHGTDRQVRGAVMAVLREADTPVPREMFEQAPADLGFAPSGIGIPLAALHRLNSAPEQLERALDGLLVDGLAEMHDGGLRLPA; this comes from the coding sequence ATGACACTTCCCGATTCCCACCAGCTGGCCAAGCTCCACGATGCCCTGGACCATTGGTTTGCCGATACCGCCCGGGACTTGCCGTGGCGCGAGCCCGATTGCAGCCCTTGGGGCATCCTGGTCAGCGAAGTGATGCTTCAGCAAACACCCGTTGTCCGGGTGCTGCCGGTGTGGCTCGATTGGATGGAACGCTGGCCCACACCCTCCCACCTTGCCGATGAACCATCGGGCGCAGCAGTCCGCCATTGGGGCCGGCTCGGCTATCCACGCCGTGCCCTGCGGCTGCACGCGGCCGCCGTCGCCATCCGCGAGCAGCACGACGGCAAGGTTCCCGACAGCTATGCCGAGCTCCTGGGACTGCCGGGCGTCGGCAGCTACACAGCTGCCGCCGTCGCCGCTTTTGCTTTCGGCCGCCGCGAGACTGTGGTGGACACCAACATCCGGCGCGTCCACGCACGGCTCATCTCCGGCCAAGCGTTGCCGGCGCCGGCCCTGACCGCCGGCGAAATGCGCTTGGCTGAAGCGCTCCTCCCGCTTGAGCAGGAACTTTCAGTTCGCTGGAATGCTTCCGTCATGGAGCTCGGCGCCATGGTCTGCACGGCCCGCAGCCCCAAGTGCGCTGACTGTCCCGTTCGCTCGAGCTGCGCCTGGCTTGCTGCAGGCGAGCCGCCGCCGTCGTACACGCCCAAGGGCCAGTCCTGGCACGGCACCGACCGCCAGGTGCGCGGTGCCGTGATGGCCGTCCTGCGCGAAGCCGATACCCCCGTGCCACGTGAGATGTTCGAGCAAGCACCGGCCGACCTCGGGTTCGCGCCTTCCGGCATCGGGATCCCGCTCGCCGCGCTGCACCGGCTCAACTCCGCGCCGGAACAACTCGAACGCGCGCTGGACGGGCTTTTGGTGGATGGCCTGGCAGAAATGCACGACGGCGGGTTGCGGCTTCCGGCGTAG